The proteins below come from a single Miscanthus floridulus cultivar M001 chromosome 1, ASM1932011v1, whole genome shotgun sequence genomic window:
- the LOC136449702 gene encoding uncharacterized protein, translating into MESAVNPKAYPLADAQLTMGILDIIQQAANYKQLKKGANEATKTLNRGISEFVVMAADTEPLEILLHLPLLAEDKNVPYVFVPSKQALGRACGVTRPVIACSVTSNEGSQLKQQIQGLKDSIEKLLI; encoded by the exons ATGGAGTCCGCGGTGAACCCGAAGGCGTACCCGCTGGCTGATGCGCAGCTGACGATGGGTATCCTCGATATCATCCAGCAGGCCGCCAACTACAAGCAGCTCAAGAAGGGAGCTAACGAAG CGACCAAGACCCTGAACAGGGGGATATCGGAGTTCGTAGTGATGGCGGCGGACACGGAGCCGCTCGAGATCCTGCTCCACCTCCCCTTGCTAGCTGAGGATAAG AATGTGCCATATGTATTTGTTCCATCGAAACAAGCTCTTGGCCGTGCTTGTGGCGTGACTAGGCCGGTCATTGCTTGCTCAGTGACCAGCAATGAGGGTAGCCAGCTGAAACAACAGATACAGGGTCTCAAG GACTCTATTGAGAAGCTTCTCATCTGA